The sequence NNNNNNNNNNNNNNNNNNNNNNNNNNNNNNNNNNNNNNNNNNNNNNNNNNNNNNNNNNNNNNNNNNNNNNNNNNNNNNNNNNNNNNNNNNNNNNNNNNNNNNNNNNNNNNNNNNNNNNNNNNNNNNNNNNNNNNNNNNNNNNNNNNNNNNNNNNNNNNNNNNNNNNNNNNNNNNNNNNNNNNNNNNNNNNNNNNNNNNNNNNNNNNNNNNNNNNNNNNNNNNNNNNNNNNNNNNNNNNNNNNNNNNNNNNNNNNNNNNNNNNNNNNNNNNNNNNNNNNNNNNNNNNNNNNNNNNNNNNNNNNNNNNNNNNNNNNNNNNNNNNNNNNNNNNNNNNNNNNNNNNNNNNNNNNNNNNNNNNNNNNNNNNNNNNNNNNNNNNNNNNNNNNNNNNNNNNNNNNNNNNNNNNNNNNNNNNNNNNNNNNNNNNNNNNNNNNNNNNNNNNNNNNNNNNNNNNNNNNNNNNNNNNNNNNNNNNNNNNNNNNNNNNNNNNNNNNNNNNNNNNNNNNNNNNNNNNNNNNNNNNNNNNNNNNNNNNNNNNNNNNNNNNNNNNNNNNNNNNNNNNNNNNNNNNNNNNNNNNNNNNNNNNNNNNNNNNNNNNNNNNNNNNNNNNNNNNNNNNNNNNNNNNNNNNNNNNNNNNNNNNNNNNNNNNNNNNNNNNNNNNNNNNNNNNNNNNNNNNNNNNNNNNNNNNNNNNNNNNNNNNNNNNNNNNNNNNNNNNNNNNNNNNNNNNNNNNNNNNNNNNNNNNNNNNNNNNNNNNNNNNNNNNNNNNNNNNNNNNNNNNNNNNNNNNNNNNNNNNNNNNNNNNNNNNNNNNNNNNNNNNNNNNNNNNNNNNNNNNNNNNNNNNNNNNNNNNNNNNNNNNNNNNNNNNNNNNNNNNNNNNNNNNNNNNNNNNNNNNNNNNNNNNNNNNNNNNNNNNNNNNNNNNNNNNNNNNNNNNNNNNNNNNNNNNNNNNNNNNNNNNNNNNNNNNNNNNNNNNNNNNNNNNNNNNNNNNNNNNNNNNNNNNNNNNNNNNNNNNNNNNNNNNNNNNNNNNNNNNNNNNNNNNNNNNNNNNNNNNNNNNNNNNNNNNNNNNNNNNNNNNNNNNNNNNNNNNNNNNNNNNNNNNNNNNNNNNNNNNNNNNNNNNNNNNNNNNNNNNNNNNNNNNNNNNNNNNNNNNNNNNNNNNNNNNNNNNNNNNNNNNNNNNNNNNNNNNNNNNNNNNNNNNNNNNNNNNNNNNNNNNNNNNNNNNNNNNNNNNNNNNNNNNNNNNNNNNNNNNNNNNNNNNNNNNNNNNNNNNNNNNNNNNNNNNNNNNNNNNNNNNNNNNNNNNNNNNNNNNNNNNNNNNNNNNNNNNNNNNNNNNNNNNNNNNNNNNNNNNNNNNNNNNNNNNNNNNNNNNNNNNNNNNNNNNNNNNNNNNNNNNNNNNNNNNNNNNNNNNNNNNNNNNNNNNNNNNNNNNNNNNNNNNNNNNNNNNNNNNNNNNNNNNNNNNNNNNNNNNNNNNNNNNNNNNNNNNNNNNNNNNNNNNNNNNNNNNNNNNNNNNNNNNNNNNNNNNNNNNNNNNNNNNNNNNNNNNNNNNNNNNNNNNNNNNNNNNNNNNNNNNNNNNNNNNNNNNNNNNNNNNNNNNNNNNNNNNNNNNNNNNNNNNNNNNNNNNNNNNNNNNNNNNNNNNNNNNNNNNNNNNNNNNNNNNNNNNNNNNNNNNNNNNNNNNNNNNNNNNNNNNNNNNNNNNNNNNNNNNNNNNNNNNNNNNNNNNNNNNNNNNNNNNNNNNNNNNNNNNNNNNNNNNNNNNNNNNNNNNNNNNNNNNNNNNNNNNNNNNNNNNNNNNNNNNNNNNNNNNNNNNNNNNNNNNNNNNNNNNNNNNNNNNNNNNNNNNNNNNNNNNNNNNNNNNNNNNNNNNNNNNNNNNNNNNNNNNNNNNNNNNNNNNNNNNNNNNNNNNNNNNNNNNNNNNNNNNNNNNNNNNNNNNNNNNNNNNNNNNNNNNNNNNNNNNNNNNNNNNNNNNNNNNNNNNNNNNNNNNNNNNNNNNNNNNNNNNNNNNNNNNNNNNNNNNNNNNNNNNNNNNNNNNNNNNNNNNNNNNNNNNNNNNNNNNNNNNNNNNNNNNNNNNNNNNNNNNNNNNNNNNNNNNNNNNNNNNNNNNNNNNNNNNNNNNNNNNNNNNNNNNNNNNNNNNNNNNNNNNNNNNNNNNNNNNNNNNNNNNNNNNNNNNNNNNNNNNNNNNNNNNNNNNNNNNNNNNNNNNNNNNNNNNNNNNNNNNNNNNNNNNNNNNNNNNNNNNNNNNNNNNNNNNNNNNNNNNNNNNNNNNNNNNNNNNNNNNNNNNNNNNNNNNNNNNNNNNNNNNNNNNNNNNNNNNNNNNNNNNNNNNNNNNNNNNNNNNNNNNNNNNNNNNNNNNNNNNNNNNNNNNNNNNNNNNNNNNNNNNNNNNNNNNNNNNNNNNNNNNNNNNNNNNNNNNNNNNNNNNNNNNNNNNNNNNNNNNNNNNNNNNNNNNNNNNNNNNNNNNNNNNNNNNNNNNNNNNNNNNNNNNNNNNNNNNNNNNNNNNNNNNNNNNNNNNNNNNNNNNNNNNNNNNNNNNNNNNNNNNNNNNNNNNNNNNNNNNNNNNNNNNNNNNNNNNNNNNNNNNNNNNNNNNNNNNNNNNNNNNNNNNNNNNNNNNNNNNNNNNNNNNNNNNNNNNNNNNNNNNNNNNNNNNNNNNNNNNNNNNNNNNNNNNNNNNNNNNNNNNNNNNNNNNNNNNNNNNNNNNNNNNNNNNNNNNNNNNNNNNNNNNNNNNNNNNNNNNNNNNNNNNNNNNNNNNNNNNNNNNNNNNNNNNNNNNNNNNNNNNNNNNNNNNNNNNNNNNNNNNNNNNNNNNNNNNNNNNNNNNNNNNNNNNNNNNNNNNNNNNNNNNNNNNNNNNNNNNNNNNNNNNNNNNNNNNNNNNNNNNNNNNNNNNNNNNNNNNNNNNNNNNNNNNNNNNNNNNNNNNNNNNNNNNNNNNNNNNNNNNNNNNNNNNNNNNNNNNNNNNNNNNNNNNNNNNNNNNNNNNNNNNNNNNNNNNNNNNNNNNNNNNNNNNNNNNNNNNNNNNNNNNNNNNNNNNNNNNNNNNNNNNNNNNNNNNNNNNNNNNNNNNNNNNNNNNNNNNNNNNNNNNNNNNNNNNNNNNNNNNNNNNNNNNNNNNNNNNNNNNNNNNNNNNNNNNNNNNNNNNNNNNNNNNNNNNNNNNNNNNNNNNNNNNNNNNNNNNNNNNNNNNNNNNNNNNNNNNNNNNNNNNNNNNNNNNNNNNNNNNNNNNNNNNNNNNNNNNNNNNNNNNNNNNNNNNNNNNNNNNNNNNNNNNNNNNNNNNNNNNNNNNNNNNNNNNNNNNNNNNNNNNNNNNNNNNNNNNNNNNNNNNNNNNNNNNNNNNNNNNNNNNNNNNNNNNNNNNNNNNNNNNNNNNNNNNNNNNNNNNNNNNNNNNNNNNNNNNNNNNNNNNNNNNNNNNNNNNNNNNNNNNNNNNNNNNNNNNNNNNNNNNNNNNNNNNNNNNNNNNNNNNNNNNNNNNNNNNNNNNNNNNNNNNNNNNNNNNNNNNNNNNNNNNNNNNNNNNNNNNNNNNNNNNNNNNNNNNNNNNNNNNNNNNNNNNNNNNNNNNNNNNNNNNNNNNNNNNNNNNNNNNNNNNNNNNNCACTCCAAAGGAGTAATGTGCAGGGGTGTTCAGAGACCCAAGGGCACAGGTTGGGGAAACAGGGTGATTCGTACTTGCTGGGAAATGGAGTAGCCAATGACGATGTTGCCTTCTGGGACGTCCCAGGACACAGTGGCCGAGTTGGCTCTGAAGTGAGTGACCGTCACATTCACAGGAGAGGGAGGTCGGTCTGGGGGTGCCAGGGTGTTGACAGGTTAAGAGGTTTCACTTCCACACTAGCTCTGACGGACCCCCACTGCGCGCGTCCTCTTCACTCACCTGCTTGCACAAAGCCCAGGTCACAGCTGACCAGCAGGAGGACCGTGGGACTCAGATATGGGGAAAGAGGCATCAAAGAAGCCATGGTTTCCACCGAGTTCGCCAAGGGGCCCGGAGGCATCCGCTTAACATCCAGGCGGGGATCCTGGAAGAGGCAGGAGTTGAGAGGGTCAGGAGCTGTCCAGAACGCAAGCGGGATGCAGCAGCTCTCCCAGGTTTCCTATGGCCCATAGCCCATTTTCCCCGCGCCTTTCCCGCCTCCGCATAACCCTGGtgcccaccccagcccccacccgCGCAGTCGGATCAGCCCACACCCACCTGCCGGGTCCTCGTGGTCGGTCAGGCCTCGGGGGGTTGTTCGGTGCCCAGGGGGCGGCCCATCGCCGGACTGGCGCTGGCCCTACCCCATCCCGACGCGGGCCCGCCTAGGCGGGCATCGCCGGCAGAGCTGCGGGCAGAGAGGACAGAAGCGGAGTGGCCGCGGGCCGCGGGTCTGCAGGGCCCCCAGCGTTCCCGAGGGCCGCGCGTAGTCTGTGTCGGAGCAAGGGGCGTTGCCGGCGAGGCCTGGCAGTTGG comes from Microtus ochrogaster isolate Prairie Vole_2 unplaced genomic scaffold, MicOch1.0 UNK106, whole genome shotgun sequence and encodes:
- the Fndc4 gene encoding fibronectin type III domain-containing protein 4 encodes the protein MPPGPLANSVETMASLMPLSPYLSPTVLLLVSCDLGFVQADRPPSPVNVTVTHFRANSATVSWDVPEGNIVIGYSISQQVRITLFPQPVPLGL